The following proteins come from a genomic window of Pyxidicoccus sp. MSG2:
- the rnr gene encoding ribonuclease R: MSLSPDQLKQILADADHPLGIKELLRLAGLHPGQQTELKRALRELVRNGAVTKEGKRFLPMEAPAPARREEVAEVARPASPWRPKAAGAARQDGRQPGTFRGPQGRGHVAGRGAESPGFRGRDPERPGRDAGRQGGQRDGRGRERRGFSGQESSRGGGFNRGGGAERFGPRGRRGGFEGGDLPPVEGILHVHRDGYGFVHPVTGEGENIFLPPGEAQRALDNDRVVVEVSGRPGRYEGRLVRVVDRRREMAVGTYMAQGRYGVVYPTDASLSGSITVPLTQMAQEGDLVKVRLGVGADLLDPDRGLFGEVAGSLGKPGEPSAEVLGTAFSQGFSDEFPPEAMDEADRYSVTVTEEEARGEDRKDLRSMALITIDGEDARDFDDAVYTEPHGDGWRLVVAIADVSHYVRRGTGLDVEALRRATSVYLPDRVLPMLPERLSNGICSLKPDEDRLCMVAEMTFDRQGQRRSYELYPAVMRSAARCTYNEVQDVLDGKDVPHRNAFKPQFEQLMALARALMKMRKERGAIDFDLPEHKVVLGKDGLPLRMDKRERRDSHRLIEECMLAANEAVAKFFQDEGLPTVYRFHGEPDPEKLATFAALAAAYGFKMRFEEDGVDSKELDAFISQLAGHPEQRALNQLLLRSMMQAVYTASKVGHYGLAAEHYLHFTSPIRRYPDLLVHRLLKAHWARQGRKPSEAMLEREEGQLEDMAMQCSERERAAMQVEREVVSFYACLLMKDRVGEEFAATVAAITDFGFFVELDEAHVEGLVKAETLGPGAKLDKQTHALVYAGGRRVRVGQKLRVRLSSVNVTARKMDFEALQFEGEAMLSRAEGGAPHRRREWQAEAPRGHGRERAGRPGRREREATTQGPREGQREEAAQGGPRGRFSREGRREEAAPQRAGSRFQRTWQTPETQETAAASGPTQGPKRRMFVRPEVPALPATEAEALPQTFRGPEAGGGPVAPEEPRLPTPQPWEAPAESAGDEASRSPHPGFDRLRALASQRKGGRGEAHAAAHPKHGQNKQGRERQQAGPAPRFPAPRPRPEAQVPIMEAAEARPEAVETSAVMPGEGPGVSERPVAEARPSAPVEPAVPEREPAVPEQVSAAPEAGPTRREEPEAAAPRGPKRKAPARKAATTKKRAAPKKKAAARPARKAPAKASKKKAAAKKAPGAKAAKPPKARAAKGAKPRAAAKKSPGRKRR, translated from the coding sequence CCCATGGAAGCCCCTGCCCCCGCGCGCCGTGAGGAGGTGGCCGAAGTGGCCCGTCCGGCCAGCCCCTGGCGCCCCAAGGCCGCTGGGGCCGCCCGGCAGGATGGGCGCCAGCCCGGCACGTTCCGCGGTCCCCAGGGCCGTGGGCACGTCGCCGGCCGGGGCGCCGAGAGCCCGGGCTTCCGGGGTCGGGACCCGGAGCGGCCGGGCCGGGACGCCGGGCGCCAGGGAGGACAGCGCGACGGCCGTGGCCGCGAGCGCAGGGGCTTCTCCGGCCAGGAGTCCTCACGAGGCGGCGGCTTCAACCGGGGTGGCGGCGCGGAGCGCTTCGGCCCGCGCGGGCGCCGGGGCGGCTTCGAGGGCGGAGACCTGCCCCCGGTGGAGGGCATCCTCCACGTCCACCGTGACGGCTATGGCTTCGTGCACCCGGTGACGGGCGAGGGAGAGAACATCTTCCTGCCGCCGGGCGAGGCACAGCGGGCGCTCGACAATGACCGGGTGGTGGTGGAGGTGTCGGGCCGCCCCGGACGCTACGAGGGCCGGCTGGTGCGCGTGGTGGACCGCCGCCGCGAGATGGCGGTGGGCACGTACATGGCGCAGGGCCGGTACGGGGTGGTGTATCCCACGGACGCGAGCCTGTCCGGGTCCATCACCGTCCCCCTCACCCAGATGGCGCAGGAGGGTGACCTGGTGAAGGTGCGGCTCGGCGTGGGCGCCGACCTGCTGGATCCGGACCGGGGGCTCTTCGGCGAGGTGGCCGGCTCGCTCGGCAAGCCCGGAGAGCCGAGCGCCGAGGTGCTGGGCACTGCCTTCTCGCAGGGCTTCTCCGACGAATTCCCTCCCGAGGCGATGGACGAGGCGGACCGCTACTCGGTGACGGTGACCGAGGAGGAGGCGCGAGGCGAGGACCGGAAGGACCTGCGCTCCATGGCGCTCATCACCATCGACGGTGAGGACGCGCGCGACTTCGACGACGCCGTGTACACCGAGCCGCACGGCGACGGGTGGCGGCTGGTGGTGGCCATCGCCGATGTGTCCCATTACGTGCGTCGGGGCACCGGGCTCGACGTGGAGGCGCTGCGGCGCGCCACGTCCGTGTACCTGCCGGACCGCGTGCTGCCCATGCTTCCGGAGCGGCTGAGCAACGGCATCTGCTCCCTGAAGCCGGACGAGGACCGGCTGTGCATGGTGGCGGAGATGACGTTCGACCGCCAGGGCCAGCGCCGCTCGTACGAGCTGTACCCGGCGGTGATGCGCAGCGCCGCGCGGTGCACGTACAACGAGGTGCAGGACGTCCTGGACGGCAAGGACGTACCGCACCGCAATGCCTTCAAGCCGCAGTTCGAGCAGTTGATGGCGTTGGCTCGCGCGCTGATGAAGATGCGCAAGGAGCGCGGGGCCATCGACTTCGACCTGCCCGAGCACAAGGTGGTGCTCGGCAAGGATGGCCTGCCGCTGCGCATGGACAAGCGCGAGCGCAGGGACAGTCACCGGCTGATTGAAGAGTGCATGCTCGCCGCCAACGAGGCGGTGGCGAAGTTCTTCCAGGACGAGGGCCTGCCCACGGTGTACCGGTTCCACGGCGAGCCGGACCCGGAGAAGCTGGCGACGTTCGCCGCGCTGGCGGCGGCGTATGGCTTCAAGATGCGCTTCGAGGAAGACGGGGTGGACTCGAAGGAGCTGGATGCGTTCATCAGCCAGCTGGCGGGCCACCCGGAGCAGCGGGCGCTGAACCAGCTCTTGCTGCGCTCCATGATGCAGGCTGTCTACACGGCGTCGAAGGTGGGGCACTACGGCCTGGCGGCGGAGCACTACCTGCACTTCACCTCGCCCATCCGTCGCTACCCGGACCTGCTGGTGCACCGGCTGCTGAAGGCGCACTGGGCGCGGCAGGGACGGAAGCCCTCGGAGGCGATGCTGGAGCGCGAGGAGGGCCAGCTCGAGGACATGGCCATGCAGTGCTCCGAGCGCGAGCGCGCGGCCATGCAGGTGGAGCGCGAGGTGGTGTCCTTCTACGCGTGCCTGCTGATGAAGGACCGCGTGGGGGAGGAGTTCGCCGCGACGGTGGCCGCGATTACCGACTTCGGCTTCTTCGTCGAGCTGGACGAGGCGCACGTCGAAGGGCTCGTGAAGGCGGAGACGCTGGGCCCGGGCGCGAAGCTGGACAAGCAGACACACGCGCTGGTGTATGCCGGCGGGCGCCGCGTGCGCGTGGGACAGAAGCTGCGCGTGCGCCTGTCGTCGGTGAATGTGACGGCGCGGAAGATGGACTTCGAGGCGCTCCAGTTCGAGGGCGAGGCGATGCTGTCTCGCGCCGAGGGAGGAGCCCCGCACCGCCGCCGCGAGTGGCAGGCGGAGGCCCCGCGAGGCCATGGCCGCGAGCGGGCCGGACGTCCTGGCCGCCGGGAACGAGAGGCCACCACCCAGGGGCCGCGAGAGGGACAGCGGGAGGAGGCGGCCCAAGGTGGCCCGCGTGGTCGGTTCTCGCGCGAGGGTCGACGCGAGGAAGCAGCGCCGCAGCGCGCCGGGTCCAGGTTCCAGCGCACCTGGCAGACCCCGGAGACGCAAGAGACCGCCGCCGCATCGGGTCCGACGCAGGGGCCGAAGCGGAGGATGTTCGTGCGGCCGGAGGTCCCCGCGCTCCCCGCGACGGAGGCCGAGGCGCTTCCGCAGACGTTCCGAGGGCCCGAGGCCGGCGGTGGACCGGTGGCTCCCGAGGAGCCGCGCCTTCCCACCCCGCAGCCGTGGGAGGCTCCCGCGGAGTCCGCTGGAGATGAGGCCTCGCGGTCGCCGCACCCGGGCTTCGACCGCCTCCGTGCGCTGGCGTCGCAGCGCAAGGGCGGCAGGGGAGAGGCACACGCGGCGGCCCACCCCAAGCATGGGCAGAACAAGCAGGGACGGGAGCGGCAACAGGCCGGCCCCGCGCCCCGGTTCCCCGCGCCCCGGCCCAGGCCCGAAGCGCAGGTGCCCATCATGGAAGCCGCCGAGGCGCGGCCCGAGGCTGTCGAGACGAGCGCCGTCATGCCCGGTGAGGGCCCGGGTGTTTCGGAGAGGCCCGTGGCCGAGGCGAGGCCGTCCGCGCCCGTCGAGCCCGCGGTGCCCGAGCGTGAGCCCGCGGTGCCCGAGCAGGTGAGCGCCGCCCCCGAGGCGGGCCCCACCCGCCGCGAGGAGCCCGAGGCGGCCGCGCCCCGGGGCCCGAAGCGGAAGGCCCCGGCCAGGAAGGCGGCGACGACGAAGAAGCGCGCGGCTCCGAAGAAGAAGGCCGCCGCCAGGCCCGCCAGGAAAGCCCCGGCGAAGGCCTCGAAGAAGAAGGCGGCGGCGAAGAAGGCGCCCGGCGCGAAGGCCGCGAAGCCACCGAAGGCCCGCGCCGCGAAGGGCGCGAAGCCTCGTGCCGCCGCGAAGAAGTCACCGGGGCGCAAGCGGCGCTGA